Within Peromyscus leucopus breed LL Stock chromosome 7, UCI_PerLeu_2.1, whole genome shotgun sequence, the genomic segment ccttccttccttccttcctttcttccttcctccctccctccctccctccttccctccctccctccctccctccctccctccctctctctcaaccTAAAATATCCAATTCGGTTTTATTGTGGTtccttacagaagcagaaatgactcaaagacagctataTCTCTAAAGTCACCCTGGCATGGGTGATAAGACATAAAAGCTTGGGATCTGGAGGACACTGCACAGCCAGCAAGAAACTCAACAGGCTGAAGAATGTCCTTTCCAGGTGGCTTggttggtctgagcctcttccagaAAGCTCTGCTGGTCTTTGTGTCTTCtaggtctctgcttcttccaagcAGCTGGGGTTGTGAGATAGAGACAGTCTTCACTGCTTATAAACTACCCTCCCTAGTAAAACcgctcagtttcagggacttcctgaagctattctgaGTTGTTTACTTCTTGTCTTAGTGAGCTTCCCTGAAGGATGGAATAACACCCCCATAGCAAGAACTGCTTCTTTTCCTCCCAAACTCAGTGTAGATGCTGTTCTGCCTATTTGGGTAGTAAGTGTTGTGTGGtctctatttattatttatttatttattcatttattcatttattatttatttatctatctattatcagcttgatacagtataaattcttatcctaatagtgaaatgtttcattgaggcttgcccagtaattgagtaaaaccaaaacttattataagccacagtcatcctagggtcccccctgctatatgacctccctggttctgtgggttgcagtctgattgttctttggtGAGCCCCTGTTTTCACTGCTCCTCAAGACACTTGAGGGAACTTTGAGGTCTTTCAGGGCTCTGagtagaagagagaagaggtagACAGAGGGAATGCTTTGGTCCTGAAGTCTCAATTGCTAGGGATGGTGATGGGAAGTAGCATGGGATTTTGGAGACTGTGTAGGAACAGTGTGTGTGCTTGGGAGTATAAGCCAGAAGAGATGGCCTCTTATTGCCAAACACcagattttaagtgtgtgtgtgttcccgtGAGTGCAGGCAATCTGTAGATGTCAGAGATTGACATCAGGCACTGTCCTTATCATTCCTCGcgttagtttgagacagggtctctcactgaacttgccAATCCAGCTCAACTGGCCTTTAGCGTCAGGGACCCCCTCTTCCTCggcactgggattgcagattACACAACCTCACCTGGCGTCAGGgaccccccccctctccctcggcactgggattgcagattACACAACCTCACCTGGCTTCGTTATGAGGTTCGTAGTGTTCAGCATGGTAAACCATtcgcccactgagccatctccccagccccatgccacagttttttttaagtactaGAGAATTCTGTCTTGTTTTAGTGTGGAAAGGATATAAGAGATGCTAAAGACTCTTCCTGTGACATTAGGGTATGGCCAGTGATCTATAGAGATAAAGGACATAGTTGTATGTTCTTGGTGATATTTAGGGACAGATggaagagatgtgtgtgtgtgtgtgtctgtgtgtgtgtgtgtgtgtgtggtgtgaagcACGCCTGTGATGTGGCATGAAGCTTCTGACCCTGAGGAGTATGTTTTTTCCTTTCACACCTgccagttcagttcccaccatgcTCCTGGCCCCACTGTCCCAGGAACGAGCCCCTGTGCCTTGCAATTTAGAAGGTGCAATTATGGCTCACTGCTATGGGTCCAGGTTTGAGTTTGCCCCATTGCATATTAGCTGTGTGATCCTGTGTAAATTGCTTATCAGTCTTATGCCTCCTGCGGCTGCTGAGACATCCCCAGAGAGGTACACAGTGCTGGTGTAGAGTAAGCCCTCAGCCATGGGACACAAACTGACAGAGTGGTACTAGTTACACTCCGATTATACCAATGGCTGCCCTTGTCCGTCTTCTTCCCCTGAGGTCCGGAGCAGTGATCCATCTCACATGGTGTACATAGACAATGCTGGCAACCTTCAGCATCCTGAGGACAAGCTGAACTTTCGGCTGCTGGAGGGCATAGACGGGTGAGGATCCAGGGCACTGGGTAGAGGTTTGAGGGATGAGGCTGGCCCTGCTGTAGACTGTGGAACCTTCAACTACAGTCCTCGAATGGCCAAAGTCCATCAGACCAAAGTTGGATCTGAGGCTTCTGGGactgaggaaggctgagaggggcTACAGTCATCGGACCTGTTCCCCCAGATCTAGAGGGCTTCTGGTTCCTGCTTCAGTGTCTGAAGGCTAGCTCATCCTGGATCTATGTGAAAGAGCTAGCCTGGGGATCTGCCCCTCCTTGTCTACTCCCAGTAGGCAACTCAACCTTCTCAGGGCCTTTTGGGGCCCTAACTGTGCCCAGCTGAGGCCAGAGTGGTAGAATTGGCTCTCCAGGCTTCACTGTAAGGTGAGGCCTCTCTGAGAGCACTACCTTCTGCTTTTAtgacacagcaagtcacagaatCCTCTGACAAGGAGCCAGCAGGCACAGACCTGGCATTTCCCTGGCTCATTTTGCTGGGTTCCCTAGGGGGCAAGTTCTGGGTTCATGTGGAGACTCTCTGAGCTCACTTATGCCTTTCCTTTCTTGCATGGGCTCTGGGACTTCGGCCCCAGGTTTCCTGAGTCCGTTGTGAAGGTTCTTGCATCAGGGTGTCTACAGAACCTGCTGCTCAAGTCGCTGCAGATGGACCAGGTGTTCTGGGAGAGCCAAGGTGGAGCCAGAGGTCTGAAGCATGTCCTTGAGACACTGGAGAGGCGAGGGAAGATCTTGCTGAGACACATCCAGAAGCACAACCTCACGCTTTTCAGGGACAAGGACCTGTGAGCCCATCTCTGCCTGGGCAGAGCACACCTTGCTGGAGGACTTCCCACAATGTAAGCCTGAGCTGGTGAGTGTTGGCCATCCTGTTGACACATGGGAAAAGCCAGGAACTGGCGGAGCCTACAGTGCCACGGGATAGTTCCCCTGCTGGGGATGGAGGAAGGCCTCCCACCTCACACTCCTGTCTGCATCCTCAGCTCTGGCTATGTACTCACATGCAACAATAAAAGTGTTTAGGAATGTTCTGTGAACCGTTccctgcacatgtacatgcagtgctGTGTGAGGTATGTAGATATACGCATGAACCTggaacttcatgcatgctaggcaagggctctaccaactgaactcaCATGCCCAACCAGAGAagcctattttttttaagattcattttttaatttaaaaatttacttttaggtgcataggtgttttgcctgcccataaatttgtgcaccatgtgcgtccctggtgactgcagaggccagaagggaccCCTGGGGCTTGAGTTAGAcaactgtgaactgccatgtgggtactgagaattgaacctgggtcctctggaagagcagccagtgctcttaaccgctgagccatctcccagcccctaattgtgtgtgtgtgtgtgtgtgtgtgtgttacacatgtgTTTGGGCGcctttggaggacagaagaggacaatcagactgcctagtatgggtgctgggaactgaactctgtgtAATCCTCTATGAGAGCatactcttaaccattaagccatctttcCAATGGCAACAGGGAGAGAAGCCCTTTATAAAAACTGAATTTCCCTTATAATTGTAGAAATTTTCTCCATTTCAGTGTTAGCCATTGCATGTTTTATGGGCCGACTTTTCAGTGTAAGATGTCTGTCCCTTCCTTGGTAGTGTGTTAGCTTGGACTCTGAGCTGCAGCTACACAGCCCTTTCTGTTAGGCTTGCCTGTCTTTCCTCTCTGCCATCTATGGCTTGACTCTCTTCCGTGAAGTAGGAAACTAATTCTATGCAGTCAAACTTGCTGATTTTGCCTGTGAGTCTCCCGGGTTCCTGTCTTCTTAGGCTGGTTTCCTTTAGATCACAGAACTATCACTGGTGTACTTTTACTTCAGTGCATATTTGTGTGAAATTTGCATTTGAAAGTGGCTTGAGTTAGGGGTGTAACTTAAGTTTCCTTGCTCCAGATTCTATTCAAGTGTCTATTCTGTTCCCACCAATCTGAAAGTATACTCTTACCAGATAAGTTCCCAAGCACACAGACGCCCACTTGTGAACTATACTATGCCCTGCTGATAGTTTCTTAGCTCCCTGCTTCAACTGTTCTAATCAAAGTTACTTTATTCTGTCTGGTCGCACAAGTatccacttaaaaatatttattttgtgtatgagtgttttgtctgcatgtatgtctgtgcaccacatgcatgcagtgtgggAAACTCaagttgggtcctctgggagagcatctgatgctcttaaatgctgagtaGTCTTTCTAGCCCTctagataaatatttatatgagCCTTTAAGGGGAAAATCaaattgtctgttttatttttaatttctcttcatttatgaTGTTGTGTGACCTTcattgtttgttggtttgttttttgggaGAAAGGTTGAATAACAGCTAGCAGTATTTACATCTTACTCCTGACTTTAATGAGAGCATGTCTATGGTTTCACTGTTAACTGCATCAGGGAGAATGCACGACCACGCACTACCCAGGTCAAATGTGATTTTTGTGGCTATTCCCCACGGATGCACTCCTCTTCACAGCCTCTGTGCAAGACACTGCCATGCAAGGTGGGCACAGCATGCTCCCTTCACAATCCCAATCCTGTCCCACAGTGTCATCTCCTTTGACAATCAAAGTTAAAGGTCATCTGGGTATTCAGCGCCAACTTTGCTTCCTGGTGTCCAAGAAGACTTGCCCGAAGGCCATCTCCCGTGAGCTGTCAGCTTAAGGTGGCTCCTAAGGCCACCCCCAAATATAGACCATTGCCACTGTTGCCCACAGTGCTAGATGATAAAACCCTACAGTTGAGGACACCAAACGCCTGTCACAGgcagagaaatcaagttggaacCGGAAGCTTCCTCACTGCCCACTAACCCGCACAGTATTATACCGTGTTAGGCAGGCTTCTGGGGCAGGATAACCGGCTGCAGACTCCATGTGCGGCAATACCAACCGGCCAGGCAGGATGCGTCTACTGATAGAGTAGTGGCAGGTCTGTCATGGGggcaaccaactgctttctgattggattcgAGGGCCATCCCACAGGAGAGCATTCAGGTTTGATGTTATAACCTGTTCAAAGCCTGGCTGGGAGGTCATGGGCGCTAATGGGGATGTTTCATGGCTATGGCACGCCGATGAGACTGTCTTCTAAACACCTTTCCATGCCTATGGATCAGCGCTGCTCTCAGCTCTGGCAGTGGCCAGCAGTACCCGGAGACCCGTAACTGGTAAGTGCTGAGGGTAAGTGACTGACTACTGAATGCTCATCCCTGGGCATCTATCTCActctctccaaggctcagggaacatcatgaaaGGGGCAAAaagaaggggtggtggtggtgtggaacACTGACTTCTGGGTCCTTTTGAATACACAGCAGCTGTGATGACCGTCACAGGATCGGGTCGTACCCACCATGGAAATGGACGAGCTTGTGGGGCCTCATCCTTCACTGAGGAGCAAAGCTAATGGATggagggagacattttctttagtTGGGCAGTCGATGGCAAGGCCCATGCAAACAAACCCTCAACCGTGTGCTTTCCAGGCAACCCAATGAAACGCACTGGCTCATATAAAGACCCACTCAAAAGGACATGAAATTAGGAGGGGTgggttggaaagaggaaaggctcAGTAGCAGGGGGAACAGGAAAGGTTAACAGGCTGAATAGGACTGAAATGTATTATTATACATATGCATGAAAGTGTCATATGACACCCGATACAAGGTATAATTCATATATGCTAATAAGACATTAAAAGACTTGACCCACGATGTTCATAATCATTTAATCACTGCTCCAAACACACCTGCCACTCAGCTACAGGTGAAATTCTCAGAGACTATCTGCCTAGCCCACCAACTACATGACCACTGTTTCTAGAAGCCAGGACTTGTACCAAGGCCATGGCAGGAAACAGCACAATCAATTAGCAAGAGCAGATCCCTGGGGCCTGCCTGTGCCGCCTCCTCGCCACAAAGGAATTCCTCCTGGGTGGGAACAATCAATGTGGCAGAGGGGGCAGGTACCACCTCTTCAGGACAAAGATTTCTGCAAACTGCACCCCGCAGCAGTGGGACTCTGGGAGCGGGCCTAGCCCTGGCCTACTCAATAAATAGATGCGTCATCACCATAGTCGCCAGCAGGACTCCGGCCTGGGAAAGCTGAGCTGCCAAGGCCACCCCGGAGGCCCGGCCATGGCCTGCTGGCTACGTGCTGCACACCAGCACATCTGCAAAAGGTCCCAGGAGGCTCTTGTTAAAGATGCAGCGGACCCACACCAGGTAGGTGGTGAAAGGCTTGATGTTCTCGGTGAAGGTGTGGTTCTGCAGGGTCAGCATGTAAGGTGCGTAGGTGTTCTCCCCCTGCTCCTGCAGCCACACCTCGTACTTCACCTCCCTCACTTTGAGGTACTTGAGGTTCCACGGGATCTGCCAGGACACAGACAGGTGGGCCTCGGTGGCACCCTGCACAGACGCCTGGCAGCGAGCCTCCCGCACCTTGCCTGGGTACAGGCTGATTGTCCACCTCTGCCTCCGAGGCCCTGGCCGGCCCTTCACCACACGCCGAATGGATTGCATGAGGGACGGGATGTCCACCCTGGTGTCCTGGTAGATTCGGAAGAGCCACTCAGGGTTCCGGCAACAGAGATGCCGGGGGACCTCTCGGCTCTGTAGGATGCGGGCCTGCTCAGCCCGGTCCAGGTGGGTGATGCCCCCTTGGTCCCAGGGCCGCTCAGGGTGTGTGACTGTGTTCTCCCGTATCATGTTTCGCCAGGCTACATACTGCAGGTCCATGCCAGGCAGCGTGGCCAGCGTCTTATAGGGGGTGTAGTGGTCAGGGTTGACAGCATAGGGGAAGAGTTCGACCACGGTGGCCCCACGGGGCAGGAAGAGGGCCGTGACCAGCTGGGCGCCGTGCATGCTGACTAGCATGGAGGCGTTGCTGACCAGCCGCACGACATCGGCAAAGGTGTGGTCCTCCAGGGACACGGTCACCGTCTTCATCTGGAACTCTTGTGCTAGCTCCAGCAACAGCTCTGCCTCGTTCAAGATGAGTCTGTTCTGGGTGCGACTGAAGACCAGAATGTACTCCTCACCCAGGGGTGCCCCTGCGTGGCTCACATTCAGCCTTTCGGTCATGAAGCGGGTGAACTGCCGGATCTCATTGCCTGAGACGAGGATGTTGGCCTTTGGGCCCTGGGGCTGGACAAAGCCATACTGGTACCAGGTGGTGACCTTGGACAGGCCCACAAAAGCATGGGAGAAGCAGAGCAACCGGCCCAGCGTCTTGAGCTGCGCACGCAGCAGCGGCTGCTTGGGGCTAAGGA encodes:
- the Pomgnt2 gene encoding protein O-linked-mannose beta-1,4-N-acetylglucosaminyltransferase 2; the encoded protein is MHLSAVFNALLVSVLAAVLWKHVRLREHAATLEEELALGQQSLDPVPGLRIDYPKALQVLMEGGTHMVCTGRTHTDRICRFKWLCYSNEAEEFIFFHGNSSVMLPNLGSRRFQPALLDLSTVEDHNAQYFNFVELPAAALRFMPKPVFVPDVALIANRFNPDNLMHVFHDDLLPLFYTLRQFPGLAQEARLFFMEGWGEGAHFDLYKLLSPKQPLLRAQLKTLGRLLCFSHAFVGLSKVTTWYQYGFVQPQGPKANILVSGNEIRQFTRFMTERLNVSHAGAPLGEEYILVFSRTQNRLILNEAELLLELAQEFQMKTVTVSLEDHTFADVVRLVSNASMLVSMHGAQLVTALFLPRGATVVELFPYAVNPDHYTPYKTLATLPGMDLQYVAWRNMIRENTVTHPERPWDQGGITHLDRAEQARILQSREVPRHLCCRNPEWLFRIYQDTRVDIPSLMQSIRRVVKGRPGPRRQRWTISLYPGKVREARCQASVQGATEAHLSVSWQIPWNLKYLKVREVKYEVWLQEQGENTYAPYMLTLQNHTFTENIKPFTTYLVWVRCIFNKSLLGPFADVLVCST